The Cucumis melo cultivar AY chromosome 6, USDA_Cmelo_AY_1.0, whole genome shotgun sequence genome includes a region encoding these proteins:
- the LOC103483585 gene encoding protein LIGHT-DEPENDENT SHORT HYPOCOTYLS 4, whose protein sequence is MDSLQNDTVIEPTPSSSSTTLSRYENQKRRDWTSFGHYITNHTPPLALARCTGAHVVEFLRYLDQFGKTKIHSNLCPFFGHPSPSGPCTCPLRQAWGSLDALVGRLRAAYEEHGGNAETNPFGARPVRVYLREVRDLQAKARGISYQKKKRKRPLGLPPPPPRSAASSCSESTISQLKL, encoded by the coding sequence atggattcACTTCAAAACGACACCGTTATCGAACCCACACCATCCTCCTCTTCCACAACTCTCAGCCGCTACGAGAACCAAAAGCGCCGCGACTGGACCTCCTTCGGCCATTACATAACCAACCACACCCCACCCTTAGCCTTGGCTCGCTGCACCGGCGCCCACGTCGTCGAGTTCCTCCGCTACCTCGACCAATTTGGCAAGACCAAGATCCATTCCAATCTCTGCCCTTTCTTCGGCCACCCGAGCCCTTCCGGTCCATGCACCTGCCCATTGCGCCAAGCCTGGGGCAGCCTTGACGCACTCGTGGGCCGCCTTCGGGCTGCTTACGAGGAGCACGGTGGGAATGCTGAGACCAACCCTTTTGGGGCTCGGCCTGTGCGTGTTTATTTGCGTGAGGTTCGAGATTTGCAGGCTAAGGCTAGAGGGATTAGTTACCAAAAGAAGAAGCGGAAGAGGCCGTTGGGTctgccgccgccgccgccgcgctCGGCTGCTAGCAGTTGTAGTGAAAGTACAATAAGTCAGTTGAAGTTATAA